The sequence GGTCCCTTTGCTTCTACAGGTTCTTTTTCTTTACCctattattaaaaacaacaacaacaacaaaaaacaattcaACTCCTTCTTTACTTAGAATTGAAGAGGATCAAGAAGAAGCAGTCTTTCGAGAAGTGGTCAGTTTTACCCCAGACCCTTTGCCAGGTGAGAAGGACCGTGTCTCTGAACACTGTGTCCATGTTCACTCTGGGGCTTCTGGGCAGGGCTGTCCCTTCCCCATCTCAAGTTCTCTATTATGAATTCCATAATTTCCTGTTTCCCTCCTCTGATCAGTTAGATATTATGAGAAGGACACCACCAGACCCATCAGCTTTTACTTGTCTTCCCTGGAGGAACTCTTGGCGTGGACACCCGATGCGGAGGATGGCTTTAATGTGGCCTTGGGGCCCCCCGAGTGTCGGCAGCCCCCTCTGAGCAGCCGGAGGCCCCGAACTTTGAtgtgccatgacatgatgggcgGGTACTTGGATGACAAGTGAGGACACTGTGAGCGCATGGCCTGGCGTGAtgggatggaggggaggggctgtgcccGGTAGTGGAAGGAGCACTGGATGTGGAGTCAGGAGTCAGCCAGCCCACCCTGCCACCTACTGGGAGAGGAACTCAGGCTTCAACCTTTCATCTGTAAGAAGAAGGGGCTGGATTAGGGGATAGCTTATGCCTCCTTCAGCCCTGAAACTGTCTGATTCTGTGAACTGCCTGCACCTGAAGTCAGGGAGGCTGGAGAAAGCACCGTTGCAGGGACCTTCTTCAGACCACCCGGCCCAGTAACTTGGTTCTTTTgctgatttctttccttcaccCTCCTCAGTCCCGTTCTATCTTGGCCTGCTGGTTCTGGAATCATtccactcccttccccaccccaccccagccggGGGCATTTCTTCCCAAGGTCCTGCAGGGTCAGCTTAGAgatcttgtttagttgctaggttgtgtctgactctttgcgaacccatgaactgtagccccttaggctcctctgtccacggaatttcccaggcaaaaatactggaatggattgccatcctcctccaggggatctttctgacccagggatcaaacccaggtctcctggattggcaggtgaattctttaccactgagtcaccagggaaaccattaGAGATCTTTAAATATCCATAAAACAAGCTTGGACATCATAATTGATGGGAAGCCTTGAGTCGGAGCTGGCCATCAAGGTACAGAAGCAGGTGGTGAAGCCAGTGGTGCAGCTCATGTGGTTATCAACCCCAACTGTACCTGCAAGCCGGCTGTGTCCTAGTGAACTGCAGATATTGGAATAGAGCAGGGCCCCGGGCACTTGGAGGTCTGCGTGAGCCCCTCCAGGTCTCTTTCCTTGTGTTCTGCCTGTCTGTTCATTGAGGCTAAACACACTCAGTCTCTTGGATCCCATAGCAAGTGCCTGTTGGGCCTGGTGAAAATGCTTCCCTTAAGACTAAccctctcaggacttccctggtggtctggtggttaagaatccgccttccaatgcagagggtgcggattcgacccctggtcagggaactaagatcccacatgttgtgggcCAGCTAAGTCCACATGTcaccactactgagcctatgTACTCTGGAGCTCACACTATAACTAGAgaaccccaggatcccacctgctacaactaagacccgacgcagcaaaaaaaaaaaaaaaaaaaaactaaccctCTTGACATCCGGGCTGTGACCTGGTGCTACTTCTCAGCCCAGTCACTGGGCAGGGCCTGGCTCACAACAACCTTTAGTGCCAACTGGATGGAACTAAAGAGAATCTTCACTTGTGCTGCCCTCTCTTTTCACCTTGGGGTCGCCATGTCCTCGTCTGTTTCTGGGTCCtgattttgttctctttcttcaCCCAGGTTTATTCAAGGCTCAGCCACACAGACTCCCTATTCTTTTTACCATTGGCAGTACATCGACATCTTTGTGTACTTCAGCCATCACACGGTCACCATCCCCCCAGTAGGCTGGACCAACGCTGCCCACAGGCATGGGGTCTGCGTGCTGGGTAAGAGCCAATGACCCACCTCCAACCCAACCAGACTCATTGGCACACCTGTCAGGGGCCCCAGTAATAAAAGTGTTTGGGCTTAGGGTACTCTTGGCTGGGTagacctccttacctgccttGATGAGTAAGGACAGGGGAAGGCAAACTTGTTTTGGAAAGGAAATATTCTCAGCTTTCCAGGCCACTGAGTCACATACTGGGGCTGCCAGAGAGATAACAGCTCccacagacaataaacaaacaaatgggcTTGACTGTGATCCTTGTAAACCTGTTTTTGCAAGAAGAATTGGGGGCAGGATGTAGGATGTAGGTGGTCCACCCCTGGGGGAGAGCAGTGCTTCCCAGGCTTTTCCCTGCATCTGAATAATTTATTGTCTAACACTGGTTTCGGGGCCCTGCCCCCAGGGTGTCTGAATCATCTGATATCTGGGGACACTGGGAATTTGGAATCTAACAATTTTTTTGCAGGCGACAGTGATGCTGATGGTGCAGGAACCACACCCTGGGAATTGCTGGGTAGATGGGGAAATGATCCCCTGGCCTGACCTCGTTTCTCTCCTGCCCCACAGGGACTTTCATCACTGAATGGAAAGACGGGGAGCGGCTCTGTGAGGCCTTCCTGGCCGGGGATGAGCGCTCGTACCGGGCGGTAGCCGATCAGCTGGTCCTGATCGCCCAGTTTTTCCGATTTGATGGCTGGCTGATCAACATTGAGAACTCTCTGAGTGTGAGCACGCCTGCCCCTGGTGCCTGACCCGCCAGCCCCTGCGCCCCGTGGGGACCCTCCGCTGTGCTCCTCAGCCTCACAAGGCCGGGTCCCTGCTACCGCAGCGCTTCCTGCATCCCAGCTAGAGCTGGCTCCAACCTTCAGCCCCTCTGCCTCTTCACAGACAGATGGACATTCTCCAGCGTGATGTCCAGGAGCCTTGCCTGGCTGAACTTTGCTTCTCTGGCTCCTTCGAGGCGGCCCTgtcttcctcctctgtctctgcttTGCTTGGGCTGCATGTGTGACTTCCTTTTCATGGTgtcctcccttttcttttttttttctcccttttcattgGGTTTTATCTTCTCTTGATTGTGGAGTCCATGTCCTTCCTgcttcagaaagaaaggaaagtcgGATTGCTCGGCAGCTGCGGGGCCGAGGGGCTTCCAGGACCAGGACCTGTTTGGCCCTGGGGTTAAGTGTCCTCCTGTCTGTCCGGGGCCAGGCGCTCCTCACGAcaggcctctctgggcctcatggAAGGTCTGTCTCCACCCCTTTCTCCAGCTGGCCGCCGTGGGGAATGTGCCCCACTTCCTCCGGTACCTGACCTCTCAGCTGCATCAGCAGGTCCCCGGGGGCCTGGTGCTCTGGTACGACAGTGTGGTGAGCAGCGGGCAGCTCAAATGGCAGGACGAGCTCAACGAGCAGAACAGGTGAGTCTGCAGGAGGGCGGCCCGGGCccctgggcagggctgggagctCCCTCTGCCTCCCGGAGGTGTCTACACAGCTGCCCTGAGGGAAAGCGAGGGAGAGGGCAGAGGTGTTTGGTACCCCGACCACCAGCAGACAGAACTAACGCCTTGTCAGCCTGGCAGCGCCCAGGGTTACGGGCCACGGTTTGGGAGCTGGGTGTGGGCTCTTGGGGACGACTTGGTCCCGGAGGCAGGCAGCGTGCAGTTTGTGGGCTCAGCGGACGCAGGTGCTTGAGGGGAGAAGGCCTGAGCTTCACGGCCCACCTGTGCCGCCCCCCAGGGTCTTCTTCGATTCCTGCGACGGCTTCTTCACCAACTATAACTGGCGGGAGGAGCATCTGGAGCGGATGCTGGGGCAGGCCGGGGAGCGCCTGGCCGACGTGTACGTGGGTGTGGACGTGTTCGCCCGCGGGAATGTCGTCGGGGGCCGGTTCGACACGAACAAGGTGGGTGGTGGCCTCTGAGGCCGGGGAGGTGGTGGCCGTGGCCTGGGTGCCTCGTGTTCCTGTGGACCCCTCATTCCCACCTGCACCTCACGGGAAAGAGAGGCAGCAATCATCCTCCCCCAAATGGGGACACCGAGGCCCCGAGCACACGCTGTGTGCTAAAATCCTAACTTTCAGCCCATTTCTACAGATGGTACGGTTTTTCCGTAGATGCTGAGGGACAAAAGCACCTGTTCCGACCACGGGTCTCATTGATAGCTCTGCTTCCTTCCGGACTCCGTGCTTTGAGGGGCACAGAGCTGGCAGTTAGAGCATCATGTGgacggggctgggctggggccagAAGCCGGGGGGCATATTGTGGTGTTTCCTTAGCTCAGGGCGAAGGACTGAGGCCACACACCCACAGTTTTGGGAACTGCTGGTCTGATTAACTAGCGAGGTTGTTCTGGCGAGGGAAGTCTTGTCGGCAGTGAGAAAAGAGGAACAGGGGCCCGCCGGGAGCGCCGCACCTGGTGTGGGATAAACAGGGAATCAGCCCATCCCCAGGCTGTCAATCCTGCCCGTCCCAGGTGCGCGGGGACGTTCTCGACTCATTAATTAAGCttttaagtgaataaattaaTCCAATAACTGAAGATTCTCTCCGCCCCCCTGTGAGTCTGATAATAGAACGTGAAGtgtagtgagagagagagacgtgtCTCCCGTGGGCGCCCCGCGTACAGACCCCTGCCCCTCGGATTTTTCCCTCCGCGCCTCCCCGCCGCCTCGCGCCCTCTTCTGGGCAGCTGCGGAACTGCAGGGATGAACCGTAAAAGCCCCGGAGGTTGCCCCTTCCCTAAGCCCCTCATCCTGTGCGTGGACTCTGGTTGTTGGCACGGGGGCATCTCCCTGACTTCTGTCTCCCCAGTCGCTGGAGTTGATTCGGAAGCACGGGTTCTCGGCGGCCCTGTTCGCGCCTGGCTGGGTGTACGAGTGTTTGGAGAAGGGCGATTTCTTTCAGAACCAGGACAAGTGAGTCCCGGGCGTCCCAGGGCCTGGGTGTGGCCAGTGGCAGGGAGAGTCTCAGGTGATTTCCCCAGCTTCTGGCCATGCTCACCTGAGGAGTGGGGGTTGAGACAAGGCACGGGGCTCAGCTGCCCTGGCTGCTCTGGGGGTCCTTGAGACCAGTTACGCAGGAAGGATGAAAGTTGGGGACCCCAAGGGACCACTTCCCACAGATGCTCAGCGGGGGCCAACATCACTAGGGTCCTGAGAGTGAGTTCCGGGCACTGCAGTGCCCTCTGGAGACCCGAGCCTCCATGCATTTCTCTGTAGGTTCTGGAGTTTGCTGGAACGCTACTTGCCCACACACAGCATCTGCTCCTTGCCCTTTGTCACTTCCTTCTGCCTGGGCATGGGGACTCGAAGAGTCTGCTATGGCCAGGTGTGTGGGTCCTGCGCTGCATGGCCGGGGGCCGGGGGCTTCCTGGACGTGGCTGCATCTGGGCAAAGGGGCTGCCTTCCCTCGGGTCTTTGGTCCTCCCCGGGAACGGGTGGGAGGCGCATCTCTCTGCCCTCAGTGCCCCCCTCCACCTCTGCCTCACCCTTCAGGAGGAGGCCGTGGGGCCCTGGTACCACCCGAGTGCCCAGGAGATCCAGCCCCTGTTTGGAGAGCACAGGCTGGAAGGGGACGGGCGGGGCTGGGTGAAGACACACTGCTGCCTGGAGGACGCCTGGAACGGGGGCAGCTCTCTGCTCATCCGGGGCCTGATTCCGCCCGAGGTTGGAACCGTGGCTGTGAGGTAGGTGAGTGAGGGGGGCCGGGACCTGGGGCCCATCAGCTGCCCTTGTCATCCTTGTCGGTTGCTAAAACCGGGCAGGTGGGCAGCAGAGGCCAGGAGGAGGACAAACTGGGATtttgttttactgtgtgaagAACATGCAACATCCAGTTTACCGTCTTCGCCGCTTTGAACGTCCAGGAGAGTAGCCTCAGCTGCCTGCACGCTTTTGCGTGCCTCTTCTGCCCAGcggcccgcccccctccccatcctggaGGGAAAAGTTGGCGGCGGGACTCGGAGCAGCGCCCGCTTTCCAGCAGTCTCCCCGCAGCCTCTCATCGCTGGaccttcctcctccaggttgtTCTCCCTGCAGGTCCCAGTGCCACCCAAGATCTTCCTGTCCTTGGTGTACAAGCTGGAAGGGCCTTCGGCTGTGGGGGTGGCTTTGGAGCTCACCACAGGGGACGCGGGCAGCTGTCACGTGGGAGGCATCTCTGCGCTGAGCGGTGAGTGGACGTGGTTGGTGCCTCCCTTCCTTACAGGCTTCTCCCTTCTCAAGGGGTCTCTCGGGGAGGAAGAGGCTAGGGGTGTGGAGGCTGCTGGGGTCCAGGTGCTGCTCTGAGCCAGGCCTGGACGGGGGGTTCGCCTCTCAGCCAGAACCTCTGGGCCGCGGTGGCCCTGTCGCGCGGGGTTGGACGTGTGTGCCCATGGTGGCTCTCCTGCCAGCAGTGCCCCGAGAGGGAGATGTCCCTGGGCCAGTCCTGGGCATCCGTCCCCGagcttccctcctctcctccctgtcctccatcCCCCAAGGCCTCAACCCACTGAGCTGAGCACCTGGGGCCACCAGGGTGTCTTGGGGGGCCCCTAGCTCCCCGTTCAGTGACGCCTCCCAGTGCAGTTTCCTTTGGACTCCCCTTGTTaaagttctgtgtctcttctcccAGCAGAAACCAGCTCCAGGCGCAGTCCCCGACCCCTCCGGGTGCCCCCAACCAAGCTGGCCAAATGGGTGGGCCGCTGCGGCCAGCAGCTCAGTGGGGGCTGGGTCCAGCGGTGAGTCCCCCCGCTCCCACCCACCCCCGTCTTTCCTGTTGAGTCCCCAGCAGAGGATGGCCACACCATGGTGGGGATTGGAGAGTGAGGGGCCCTCCACTGAGAAACCACAGAATTGGAGGGATGTAGGGCCCATGGGCCAGTCCTCCCAGATTTCAGGCAGCTCAGTGGCACAAGCCCAGGATGCTTGCTGGGAGCAGTCATGATCACGGTCACGGCTTAGGTCCGGCTTTCCCACTGATCACAGGGTCCACGTTGGGATGGGTCTCCCTGTGGCTCTGGGCTTCTGTGAGCAGCCTGTCTGCAGGTCCCAGGCCGAGGCCCCTTGTGActggtctctgtctgtctctcccagcTGCTACGAAGTGAATCTGCGGGGCTGCCTCCTGCAGGACCTCTTCGTTAATTTCTCCCGGCCTCCGGGCAGCCAGAAGGAGGAGAACTTCATCTGTCGCCTTGGAGAGCTCCAGGTGAGGCATCCCAGGGACCTGGCTGGAGCTCGGCCGGGGCGTCTGTGCCCTTTGCAGACAAGGCCGGACACCTGCCCGCCCCCTCCTCTGGCTCAGAGGGGAGCTGGGGCAGGGGTGCCAGGGCTGGGACCGTGCAGGGCCaggcgcccccccgccccccaacctgCCCTAGGCTCCTGGGCTGAGCTTAGCCTTGTCTCTTCTCCCAGGTGGTGGATGCCAACAGCCTGCTGACGCCGCTCCCCCAGGTGCAGGCCGTGACGGTCTCACACGTGCGCTGGCAGCCAGCCGCCTCCGAGCAGGAGGGCGGCCCCGCCGGGCTCCGGCTCAGCTGCACTCTCCACTGGGCCTACCTCCTTCCCCGCGTCCGGTGCTTCCGGATCCACTGCTGCCGAGGATCAGAAGGTGGCTCTCCCGGCAGCGGGCCTTCGGAGCCAGGGATGCCCAGGCTGCTGGGCCTGGCTTTTGTCAACCAGTATCGGATAGTGGACCTGGCAGTGGCAGTCGCGGAGCCTGGCCGGGATGGCCGTGTGGAGTTCCTGGTGGAGCCTGTCCCCAAAGAGGGATTCCTGGTGCCTCGGGCCGAGTGGGGCAGGGCGGCCATGCTCTACTCCATGTCCCGCACGTGAGCAGACATTAAAGCAGAGTCTCCTATCTCAAGGCTAAAGGCTTCTTCTGCGCCGGGGCCTCACAAGTGTTCAGGGAAAGACCCTGGCCCCCAGGGCTGGGCGAGAAGACCGTGGGCGAGCAGGCTGTGGCTCTTCATTGGGGCATTGCAGTAGGAAAGCTGAGAAGTCGGTTTGCTGAGTTGATAATTCCCAGGGGTGAATGGACGCCCTGCCTCACCCCAGCCTTGGTCTCATCTCTCTCAGTAGTATACTATACGAGGTACAATAGGATACTATACTAGGTACAAGTGAAAAGATTTGGGAACAtttagcctagagaattccataaaggGTATTACCTAATAGGCCGAGAGACACTTATGCTGACAATGGTGACCTTTCATTCTTGCAGTTGGAACAATTAGGAAGAAGCTTCATAGTGGCAGGAGGGCCCTGAGATGCTTCCAAGGGTGGGAATGAGATAGAGGGGCTGTGATGGGGGTGCAGAGCTGGGATTGGGGGCGGTGGTAGCATAGGAACGGCAGCCACTGCAGGTCTGGGAGGGGCTCCCCGGGGTGCCTTCTACCCCAGCCGTGGGAGCCCCCAGCCAGTCTGTGCCAGGTCACACCAGCCCCCAGCAGGGCGGGCACATGGCCAGACCACCTGATGACCTGACTTTCTTGGTATACTGTTCCCCAGAGTCACTTCTGGAACGTCCCCCCGGGTCCTGCTTCGTCTCTTCTGGGTTGTAGGTGGGAGCTAGTGAGCCCAGTGAGCTTGGGCAGCAGGTGGCCGGGCAGCGCCCAGGAAGGCCCTCTGGGCTACACCTAGCAGCCCCCAGCCCTGTGTGGGGGCTCCGGGTCGCTTCCTGCCTCCACACCCTCCTGCTCAGCCGGCCCCTCGAGCAGGTGTTAGCCCGGAGCATCACGGTGCGGGGGCCGCAGCTCTCTCCACTGCGGTCCCTCCTCCTGCTTCCTGCTCTCTGCAGCACCTCCCTCCGTCCTCTGCCCAGGCTGAGGCTGCCCGCGGTTTTGCACAGGGACGAGGCGGGGGTCAGCGAGCTAGAGACAGCGCCTCCTGCCACACAGCTCCCCTCTGACACGGGGGTGGCTTCCTGGGAGGGGTCTCGGCCCCGCAGCCTCGGGGAACcctgcttccctcccctctcGAGGCCCAGGTGGGCTCTGCTGTGGCCCTCTGGTGAAGGCCGTTGGCCCCTTGTTTTTGGGGGTCTCTCACCTCCAGGCCCCATAGGCCAGTGATGGAGGCGTTACTTCCCTGTTCCTCTTGTCCTCCCTTCTGTGCTACGAGATGTGGATGATGCCAAGGGCCAGGACACTCTGGGGTGACCTCCCAGCTGGAGGGTGGGCCTCCTAGGCCAGCTCGGGGTCAGCAGACTTGATTGAGGCTGCAGGGATGGGAGAGGCCGCCAGGCGGCACTGCAGCCACACTGCGTCCGCCCTGGCCCTCGGAACTGGGAGAGGAcagagtggctcagtggtaaagaatccgcctgccaagcggAGACACAGGGCATGGGTGgggttgacccctgggtcaggaagatcccctggagaaggaaataccaacccacgccagtactcttggcctgagaaatcccacagatAGGAGGACAggggggctacggtccacggggtcgctgaaGAGTCAGACTTAGCCACTCTGTCTCAACCTGCCCAGGTGCCCACGTGCCCCTTTCCCAGCCCCACGCAGGTTCCAGGTCTTTCCTAACTGGGAACGTTTTATTCTTCACACCCCACATGTGCGGCCCAGCTCAGTCCCAGGGTGGGAAGAGGTTTGTTTGGGAGGGGACGATGACTCAGGCAGGCCAGGAAGCCACCTCCAGTGTCTGACCCTGGACAGGCCTCCCAGCACCCCCAATTCTCCCAGGAGACTGTCGGGGTTGGGGAACTGCTCCCTTGACTTTTCCTGGAAATGTTTTGAGCCTCCCCATTTTGAACTGGGGATGAGGGCTCCCGCCTGCCCCTGCCGCCCCAGGGATGGGAGTCGGGGGGCACGCAGCCAGGCGCCCAGAAGTGGGCAGCACAGCTCTGATGCCCTGCTGCTCTTATTTCAGGAGCACCccccctcttccttttttaagtgctggttttctgaatattttatgcAGAGAAGGAGGGAAAATTTATAGTGgcaattattttctcacagtctggtGAGCAAGCAATTAGAGGTAAGGGGGTTTAGCGGAGCGTGGCGTGCGGAGGGATCGCACAGCCCCGGCTCCCCTAGAGCACGGTCCCCAGTACCGCCGACGTAAAGGCTCGTATGTAGGAAAATTAATATGTCGGCATTTAAGCCCGTGCCCCTCTGGTGTGTGTAATCGCCCTGAAATAAATTATCCGGCGCTGTGAAAAATGAAGAGTGCGGGTCCTGGCG comes from Muntiacus reevesi chromosome 18, mMunRee1.1, whole genome shotgun sequence and encodes:
- the ENGASE gene encoding cytosolic endo-beta-N-acetylglucosaminidase isoform X3, whose protein sequence is MCHDMMGGYLDDKFIQGSATQTPYSFYHWQYIDIFVYFSHHTVTIPPVGWTNAAHRHGVCVLGTFITEWKDGERLCEAFLAGDERSYRAVADQLVLIAQFFRFDGWLINIENSLSLAAVGNVPHFLRYLTSQLHQQVPGGLVLWYDSVVSSGQLKWQDELNEQNRVFFDSCDGFFTNYNWREEHLERMLGQAGERLADVYVGVDVFARGNVVGGRFDTNKSLELIRKHGFSAALFAPGWVYECLEKGDFFQNQDKFWSLLERYLPTHSICSLPFVTSFCLGMGTRRVCYGQEEAVGPWYHPSAQEIQPLFGEHRLEGDGRGWVKTHCCLEDAWNGGSSLLIRGLIPPEVGTVAVRLFSLQVPVPPKIFLSLVYKLEGPSAVGVALELTTGDAGSCHVGGISALSAETSSRRSPRPLRVPPTKLAKWVGRCGQQLSGGWVQRCYEVNLRGCLLQDLFVNFSRPPGSQKEENFICRLGELQVVDANSLLTPLPQVQAVTVSHVRWQPAASEQEGGPAGLRLSCTLHWAYLLPRVRCFRIHCCRGSEGGSPGSGPSEPGMPRLLGLAFVNQYRIVDLAVAVAEPGRDGRVEFLVEPVPKEGFLVPRAEWGRAAMLYSMSRT
- the ENGASE gene encoding cytosolic endo-beta-N-acetylglucosaminidase isoform X2, producing the protein MEAAGTGTRTAARRQERRLQAPATLEKQRDRRPRGRLARRRIEEDQEEAVFREVVSFTPDPLPVRYYEKDTTRPISFYLSSLEELLAWTPDAEDGFNVALGPPECRQPPLSSRRPRTLMCHDMMGGYLDDKFIQGSATQTPYSFYHWQYIDIFVYFSHHTVTIPPVGWTNAAHRHGVCVLGTFITEWKDGERLCEAFLAGDERSYRAVADQLVLIAQFFRFDGWLINIENSLSLAAVGNVPHFLRYLTSQLHQQVPGGLVLWYDSVVSSGQLKWQDELNEQNRVFFDSCDGFFTNYNWREEHLERMLGQAGERLADVYVGVDVFARGNVVGGRFDTNKSLELIRKHGFSAALFAPGWVYECLEKGDFFQNQDKFWSLLERYLPTHSICSLPFVTSFCLGMGTRRVCYGQEEAVGPWYHPSAQEIQPLFGEHRLEGDGRGWVKTHCCLEDAWNGGSSLLIRGLIPPEVGTVAVRLFSLQVPVPPKIFLSLVYKLEGPSAVGVALELTTGDAGSCHVGGISALSETSSRRSPRPLRVPPTKLAKWVGRCGQQLSGGWVQRCYEVNLRGCLLQDLFVNFSRPPGSQKEENFICRLGELQVVDANSLLTPLPQVQAVTVSHVRWQPAASEQEGGPAGLRLSCTLHWAYLLPRVRCFRIHCCRGSEGGSPGSGPSEPGMPRLLGLAFVNQYRIVDLAVAVAEPGRDGRVEFLVEPVPKEGFLVPRAEWGRAAMLYSMSRT
- the ENGASE gene encoding cytosolic endo-beta-N-acetylglucosaminidase isoform X1, giving the protein MEAAGTGTRTAARRQERRLQAPATLEKQRDRRPRGRLARRRIEEDQEEAVFREVVSFTPDPLPVRYYEKDTTRPISFYLSSLEELLAWTPDAEDGFNVALGPPECRQPPLSSRRPRTLMCHDMMGGYLDDKFIQGSATQTPYSFYHWQYIDIFVYFSHHTVTIPPVGWTNAAHRHGVCVLGTFITEWKDGERLCEAFLAGDERSYRAVADQLVLIAQFFRFDGWLINIENSLSLAAVGNVPHFLRYLTSQLHQQVPGGLVLWYDSVVSSGQLKWQDELNEQNRVFFDSCDGFFTNYNWREEHLERMLGQAGERLADVYVGVDVFARGNVVGGRFDTNKSLELIRKHGFSAALFAPGWVYECLEKGDFFQNQDKFWSLLERYLPTHSICSLPFVTSFCLGMGTRRVCYGQEEAVGPWYHPSAQEIQPLFGEHRLEGDGRGWVKTHCCLEDAWNGGSSLLIRGLIPPEVGTVAVRLFSLQVPVPPKIFLSLVYKLEGPSAVGVALELTTGDAGSCHVGGISALSAETSSRRSPRPLRVPPTKLAKWVGRCGQQLSGGWVQRCYEVNLRGCLLQDLFVNFSRPPGSQKEENFICRLGELQVVDANSLLTPLPQVQAVTVSHVRWQPAASEQEGGPAGLRLSCTLHWAYLLPRVRCFRIHCCRGSEGGSPGSGPSEPGMPRLLGLAFVNQYRIVDLAVAVAEPGRDGRVEFLVEPVPKEGFLVPRAEWGRAAMLYSMSRT